In Mercurialis annua linkage group LG5, ddMerAnnu1.2, whole genome shotgun sequence, a single genomic region encodes these proteins:
- the LOC126682553 gene encoding protein SIEVE ELEMENT OCCLUSION B-like, translating into MSLRSLKTAVPLSGGSQQMLRSDRNMLALSDENSMLKQIEATHASDGREFDLRPLLHIVEDILNRAGIVHVETTASQTHAEMEDKNREANFISMLEALSFVIDRIACEISYKALGGADPHATTMSLLSMLSSYNWDAKLMLIMSAFALNYGEFWLLVQIYSSNPLAKSMAILKQLPSIMEHTAPLKPRFDALNSLIRVMMDVTKCVVELRELPSAYISADAQALTTAIAHIPTAVYWTIRSIVACATQITSLTTLGHEFATTEAWELSTLAHKLQNIDDHLRKQLSTCHQHIDEKRSVESYQILLNLFDSIHIDNMKILKALIYSKDDIQPLVDGSTKRRVNIDVLRRKNVLLFISGLDISRDELSILEQIYNESRIHATRMESHQYEVVWIPVVDRTIQWNDAKQKQFESLQSTMPWYTVHSPTMIDKVVIRFIKEVWHLRNKPILVVLDPQGKVVCPNALHMMWIWGSNAFPFTTLREESLWRDETWRLELLVDGIDPSILDWIKEGKYIFLYGGDDVEWVRKFTTTAKALAQAARIPLELVYVGKSSKREKIQRIIATITVEKLGHYWDPTMIWFFWTRLESMLFSKIQLGKIDEHDPMMQEIKKLLSYDKEGGWAVLSRGGSVVVNGHSSTMLPTLTEYDLWKEHIGAKGFDMSFKDHHDKLHSLAHPCSRFEFHSMTGRIPERLKCPECLRGMEKYITFRCCHEEDVGEIEY; encoded by the exons ATGTCGTTGAGGTCGCTAAAAACTGCGGTGCCACTCTCAGGAGGCAGCCAGCAAATGTTGAGAAGTGACCGAAACATGTTAGCTCTTTCCGACGAAAATTCAATGTTGAAGCAAATTGAAGCAACTCATGCCTCTGATGGCCGTGAGTTTGATTTGAGGCCTCTTCTCCATATCGTTGAAGATATCCTCAATCGCGCCGGCATTGTCCACGTCGAAACTACG GCTTCCCAAACACATGCCGAAATGGAAGACAAGAATCGTGAAGCCAACTTTATTAGCATGCTTGAAGCACTTTCCTTTGTTATTGATAGAATTGCTTGTGAG ATTTCATACAAGGCTCTGGGTGGAGCTGATCCTCATGCGACAACAATGTCATTACTGAGCATGCTTTCAAGCTATAATTGGGATGCTAAGTTGATGCTGATCATGTCCGCTTTCGCGTTAAACTACGGAGAATTCTGGCTTCTCGTACAAATTTACTCCTCCAATCCGCTTGCCAAATCAATGGCCATCCTCAAGCAGTTACCTTCCATCATGGAACACACAGCTCCACTGAAGCCTAGATTTGATGCACTTAACAGTCTCATCAGGGTCATGATGGATGTCACGAAATGCGTCGTTGAGCTCCGGGAATTACCTTCCGCTTATATTTCAGCCGATGCTCAAGCCCTAACTACAGCCATTGCTCACATACCAACTGCTGTTTACTGGACCATCAGGAGTATTGTGGCCTGTGCTACTCAGATTACCAGTCTCACCACATTGGGACATGA GTTTGCCACAACTGAGGCATGGGAGTTATCCACTTTGGCTCACAAACTCCAGAACATAGATGATCATCTAAGGAAGCAGCTTTCAACTTGCCATCAACACATAG ATGAAAAGAGGAGTGTTGAATCCTATCAAATTCTTCTCAATCTTTTTGATTCTATCCACATTGACAACATGAAGATCCTCAAGGCCTTGATTTATTCCAAGGATGATATCCAGCCCCTCGTTGACGGCTCTACCAAGAGAAGG GTTAACATCGATGTGCTAAGGAGGAAGAATGTGCTGTTATTCATTTCGGGCCTAGACATTTCCCGCGACGAGCTTTCCATTCTCGAACAAATATACAACGAGTCGAGAATCCACGCCACAAGGATGGAGAGTCACCAGTACGAGGTGGTATGGATCCCAGTGGTGGATCGGACAATCCAATGGAACGATGCGAAGCAAAAGCAGTTCGAGAGCTTGCAATCCACAATGCCATGGTACACAGTGCACAGCCCGACAATGATCGACAAAGTGGTGATCAGATTCATCAAGGAAGTGTGGCACTTGAGGAATAAGCCTATATTGGTTGTGCTTGACCCGCAAGGCAAAGTGGTTTGCCCTAATGCACTTCACATGATGTGGATTTGGGGAAGCAATGCCTTCCCTTTTACTACCTTGAGAGAGGAGTCTTTGTGGAGAGATGAGACTTGGAGACTTGAGCTTCTAGTTGATGGCATTGATCCATCTATTCTTGACTGG ATCAAAGAAGGAAAATACATTTTCTTGTACGGCGGGGACGATGTAGAATGGGTAAGAAAGTTCACAACCACCGCAAAAGCACTAGCACAAGCAGCCCGAATTCCACTGGAGCTGGTTTACGTAGGAAAAAGCAGCAAGAGAGAAAAAATACAACGAATCATAGCCACAATCACAGTCGAAAAACTCGGCCATTACTGGGATCCAACGATGATCTGGTTCTTCTGGACGCGCCTCGAAAGCATGCTATTCTCCAAGATTCAGCTCGGCAAAATCGACGAACACGACCCGATGATGCAAGAAATCAAGAAACTACTTAGCTACGACAAAGAAGGCGGATGGGCAGTTCTAAGCAGAGGTGGTAGCGTAGTTGTGAACGGACATAGCAGTACCATGTTGCCTACATTGACAGAATATGATCTCTGGAAGGAACATATTGGTGCTAAAGGATTTGATATGTCGTTCAAAGATCATCACGATAAGCTTCATAGCCTTGCTCATCCTTGCTCCCGATTCGAGTTTCATAGCATGACGGGTAGGATTCCCGAGCGGTTGAAATGCCCCGAGTGTCTTCGGGGGATGGAGAAATATATTACTTTTCGATGCTGCCATGAGGAAGATGTTGGTGAGATTGAATATTAA